The Lactuca sativa cultivar Salinas chromosome 2, Lsat_Salinas_v11, whole genome shotgun sequence genome includes a window with the following:
- the LOC111901512 gene encoding uncharacterized protein LOC111901512, translating into MEGQSPSQKVVLVHDASGGVRMNAVRWILDGFELKDGDMFVFLSVLHQIHHPMGYKIRVDSSMFGGANQKAIDEEVARKKKEHEDNLELVQLSTLYEMQKINFKIELVTGPIPKNAAVEAIKKFDATWIILDRRMKRDRKYFLEKLSCGISRMKHNDDIIKIRGPKLSMAQSPRMPLSYGDMLPVDHKISTKQPQNDEDLFSIEFDSSHASSASTRTSISDGLLSIGNNNDDKHKADKFVEN; encoded by the exons ATGGAAGGTCAAAGTCCGAGTCAAAAGGTGGTGTTGGTTCACGATGCCTCCGGAGGTGTCCGAATGAATGCTGTTAGATGGATTCTTGATGGATTTGAATTGAAGGATGGCGATATGTTTGTTTTTCTTTCTGTTCTTCATCAAATCCACCATCCCA TGGGTTACAAAATCCGAGTGGATAGTTCGATGTTTGGAGGAGCAAACCAAAAGGCTATCGATGAGGAAGTTGCTAGGAAGAAGAAAGAGCACGAGGACAATTTGGAACTTGTTCAACTCTCAACACTATATGAAATGCAAAAG ATCAATTTCAAGATCGAATTGGTGACTGGGCCTATACCCAAGAATGCAGCCGTAGAAGCAATCAAGAAATTTGATGCAACATGGATAATTCTTGATAG GAGAATGAAGAGAGACAGAAAGTATTTCCTAGAGAAGCTTTCATGTGGGATATCAAGAATGAAGCACAATGACGATATAATAAAAATACGAGGACCAAAGCTGTCAATGGCTCAAAGTCCGAGAATGCCTCTGTCATATGGTGATATGTTACCAGTCGACCACAAAATTTCGACCAAGCAACCACAAAACGATGAAGATTTATTCAGCATCGAATTTGATTCCTCAC ATGCAAGTTCCGCGAGCACAAGAACTAGCATTAGTGACGGTTTACTAAGCATCGGGAATAATAATGACgacaaa CACAAGGCCGACAAGTTTGTGGAAAACTAG
- the LOC128132102 gene encoding receptor-like serine/threonine-protein kinase At1g78530: MQALEKTRNENVIMLLGTCLEKNVRLLVFEFACNGSLDQHLSHQSARPLTWGERIKIAIGASKGLCHLHENNIIHGDVRPKNIFLTHDFEPLIAGFGLARMEKEPQNDHFIIGTFGYVAPEYTERGKATRKTDVFAFGVVLLELITGRSPTDTRLKGQNFLNWVSFIHIKCYFCCNMQLKIVKNIMLY, from the exons ATGCAAGCACTTGAAAAAACAAGAAACGAGAATGTGATCATGTTGTTAGGAACTTGTTTAGAGAAAAACGTGAGACTACTTGTCTTCGAATTCGCATGCAATGGTTCACTTGATCAACATTTGTCAC ATCAAAGCGCTAGACCATTAACGTGGGGTGAAAGGATAAAAATTGCAATTGGTGCATCTAAAGGGTTGTGTCATTTACATGAGAATAACATAATCCATGGTGATGTAAGGCCGAAGAACATATTCTTGACACATGACTTTGAACCTCTA ATTGCAGGGTTTGGGCTAGCAAGAATGGAAAAAGAGCCACAAAATGATCACTTTATAATAGGTACATTCGGTTACGTGGCACCAGAATATACAGAAAGAGGAAAAGCCACTAGGAAAACAGATGTTTTTGCATTTGGAGTCGTTTTATTGGAGCTTATTACAGGTCGAAGTCCCACAGATACACGACTCAAAggccaaaattttctaaattgggtaTCTTTTATTCATATTAAATGTTATTTTTGTTGTAATATGCAACTAAAAATTGTAAAAAATATCATGCTTTATTAA